In the Parashewanella tropica genome, ATGGTCCCATTGGATTATCTGGGCCTGCTGGCCATACGTCTGGTAGTGTTACTCCTTGAACTAAATATTCCGCTTTCATCTTGGCCGTTGGCGTCCAAGTCGGATTGACTTTTTTACGCCAAACTTTAGTTATCCAGTTTTCTGGAGTCGCCTTACCTACCTCACCAATGCCTATTGGATACACTTCAACTTTAGGTTTACCTTTTGGATAATAATACAGCCGCATTTCAGCAAGGTTAATCACGATTCCTCGGTGAACTGTATTTGGAAGGATCAATTTGTGAGGAATAATCAGCTCTCGCCCAGCTTGAGGTAGAAAAGGATCAACATTTGGGTTCGCTTGCATCAAATTGGTCAATCCGACGCTAAATTGAGCAGCAATGTTCTCTAATGATTGCTTACCTTGAGGAACGACATAAATATCATTGCGACCAACAAGCCTATCGCCATTAGGAGGTAAGTCATAACTCAAACCATAGGCACTGTGTGAAAAAATAGCGACCAACCAAAAAGCCCAAACTTGTTTCATACCAGACTCAATAAGCTAAATTTTCATTATCTTAATTTATAAAAATAAAATTAACAGTGTGATTTTGAACGTGGGCTTTAAAGATGCCATATTCAGACTTCAAATTGATAATCTGCTAATTGACTGATTTCACTTCGGTGTGAAACCATAATTAAAGTAATACCCTGTTGCTTTAAGCGATCGATAATGCGCTTACTGGTGTCTGCATCAACATGGCTAAACGCTTCATCAAAAAAGAGCACTTCTGAGTTGTAACATAAGGCTCGTGCTAAACTTAACCTTTGTAACTCACCTGCACTAAATTGTTCAGGCTCTAATGGCGTATTGCTATTATTTTCTGCATGAAATCCAAGCCTTCTATCGAGTTCAACCAGCTCTAATATTTGCTTCATTTGTTCGATATTAGGTTTACGTCCCGAAAATAAAAACTCCGTCAATGAACCACATATTTCTTCGTTGGCAAAAACAAAACCGACATCGACATTTTTATAAGCAGGCTTACCTTGGAAAAGTGCGAGACCAGTTATTGGTTTTCTTTGACCTGACAAAATATCAAACAAAGTGCTTTTGCCTGAGCCACTATTACCAACCAAACATAATATATCATTCTTATAAATGATTAAGTTCTTTCGCTGAAACAAATCACAATCAATACCGTTGTAACCAAACCCCATATCAATTAACTGAAACACCGCCTGATCGTCTTTAGCTTCAATTTCAACTGCTTCATCTACAGCTTCTGTTTCAACCTCATAAAATGTGGCTGAATCTATCGCAGTATCTTTGTTACTTAAGTAATCATCAACATGCCCTTGAAACTGTTTGATTTTAGGTAAAACCGTCAAGCTCAACATGTAGGTGAATGAGTAAGCCCCATAGCTCAACTCGCCTTTTATCAATAAGTAGCAAGAACAAAACAACATCAGGGCTGGCGTAACTGAGTCTATGGTTTGTGAAAGTGTTTGATAACGAAAAAGGAATTTTTTTAATTCAAAATCTGGTGTGAATTGAGGAAATACTCGCCCCATCATCGAGGAAAGGATTTCAAATCGCATTCCCATTAATGCAAAGCGTTTTAAATCGAATAACCTTTGATTGAGGTGACCATTAAATTGAGTTTCAACTCGTGCCTTTTCAATGGTCAGCTCTTTCACTTGCTTCTTAATTTTGACTCTATAAAGCAGTAACAACAAATAGGGAATGATGGTTACGATAAAAAGAGGAGGGTTAATCAATAAAATCAGCAAAAGTGATATGACTGCAAAGCTAATAGAATCAAAAAAAGTAAACACAGCTTGTCCGAGCTTACTGGATAAACTTCTTAAGCCAGAAATTTTATTACTGATTTCTCCTTCATAGTGAGAATCAAAAAAGTCGATATTTTTGCTGCTGAGACTTTGAACTAAACTCTGATTAAACCGATATTCGGCATCTTGATTGAGGTAAAGTTGAATTCGTAAACTAATGCGATTAATCAGCCAACTCAAAAGAATAGTGACGATTGCAGACAACCCTATTATTGCCACCCAACCTTTGAGGTTATTGGCAATCGCGATGTCGTAATAGGCGTGAAAAAGTCCGGCATATATCACTTCCAACACCATGAAGATAATACCGGGTAATAGTACAAACTTGAGAGCTCTTTGCTTAAAGACAGGCAATAAGAAGTCATAAAATGACGACTTGTTGATTTCCTCTTGCTCATTACTTAACTTATCCTCAATTTCGATACAAATACCGGTAAAGTGTTCACCCAGCTTATCAATGGATAATATCCGCCTTCCCCTTGCAGGATCGTTAATGTATGCCTTTTCCCCTACAACCCGTTCCAATACCACAAAGTGACTTAAATTCCAGTGTAATATTACTGGACGCTCTAGCTTTCTAAGCGCATTTAAGCCTTTCTTTTTCACGACCGATTTATAGCCAAGTCGAAAGGCACCTTTTTGCAATTGTGCAACGGTGGCGCCATCTCGATTTACCCCACATAAAGTTCTTAAATGACTGGTTGACTGGTAATTCCCCATCCATTCCAAAACGATACCAAGACATGCCGCTCCACACTCTGCTGGATGTTGCTGTAATCGAACTTCAGTGATGAGTTTATCTGTCATTTTGTCACCCCAAGCTCTATCACTTCATCAGCGATATGTTGCAGCTCAACTCTATGGCTAACTCTAATAATGTATTCATATTTTGATTTCAGCTCAGAGAGGATCTCCAACTCCATCTGCTCAGGAATACCTGATAGTGCTTCATCCAAAATCAATATTTTTGATGGTTTAAACAGTAACTGTGCTAATAAAATTCGTTG is a window encoding:
- a CDS encoding L,D-transpeptidase family protein, whose product is MKQVWAFWLVAIFSHSAYGLSYDLPPNGDRLVGRNDIYVVPQGKQSLENIAAQFSVGLTNLMQANPNVDPFLPQAGRELIIPHKLILPNTVHRGIVINLAEMRLYYYPKGKPKVEVYPIGIGEVGKATPENWITKVWRKKVNPTWTPTAKMKAEYLVQGVTLPDVWPAGPDNPMGPFALYIGDMYAIHGTNANFGIGLRISHGCIRLRNKDIERLFNAVPTGTRVQIIDEPIKVAVLANGERYIEVHQPLSENQQEFESNKTSPIPISESVMRFIANAVTDSLVLKKALEKRSGIPVVVGKSKKKAI
- a CDS encoding cysteine peptidase family C39 domain-containing protein, which produces MTDKLITEVRLQQHPAECGAACLGIVLEWMGNYQSTSHLRTLCGVNRDGATVAQLQKGAFRLGYKSVVKKKGLNALRKLERPVILHWNLSHFVVLERVVGEKAYINDPARGRRILSIDKLGEHFTGICIEIEDKLSNEQEEINKSSFYDFLLPVFKQRALKFVLLPGIIFMVLEVIYAGLFHAYYDIAIANNLKGWVAIIGLSAIVTILLSWLINRISLRIQLYLNQDAEYRFNQSLVQSLSSKNIDFFDSHYEGEISNKISGLRSLSSKLGQAVFTFFDSISFAVISLLLILLINPPLFIVTIIPYLLLLLYRVKIKKQVKELTIEKARVETQFNGHLNQRLFDLKRFALMGMRFEILSSMMGRVFPQFTPDFELKKFLFRYQTLSQTIDSVTPALMLFCSCYLLIKGELSYGAYSFTYMLSLTVLPKIKQFQGHVDDYLSNKDTAIDSATFYEVETEAVDEAVEIEAKDDQAVFQLIDMGFGYNGIDCDLFQRKNLIIYKNDILCLVGNSGSGKSTLFDILSGQRKPITGLALFQGKPAYKNVDVGFVFANEEICGSLTEFLFSGRKPNIEQMKQILELVELDRRLGFHAENNSNTPLEPEQFSAGELQRLSLARALCYNSEVLFFDEAFSHVDADTSKRIIDRLKQQGITLIMVSHRSEISQLADYQFEV